One genomic window of Elaeis guineensis isolate ETL-2024a chromosome 2, EG11, whole genome shotgun sequence includes the following:
- the LOC105043951 gene encoding LOW QUALITY PROTEIN: uncharacterized protein (The sequence of the model RefSeq protein was modified relative to this genomic sequence to represent the inferred CDS: deleted 1 base in 1 codon) encodes MSIRSETRKERNTRKTLILIPPNPMASSSIPIREPHSTPKPNLHSVPASMALAAAPSTHFPLSLSRKPPLLTPSAAASVAPAHLEIPALAFDHKLVVSGGRQLSGHVHISGSKNAALAVLAGSLCCAAGPAVIRGVPDLSDTRTMAAVLRSVGARVEEAGGGEVVVDATRVSSVEPSPDDVGRIRAGFFVLGPLVARFGEAEVALPGGCKIGARPIDLYVRGLSALGAVVELRHGKVRVRAANGKGLIGGQFHLDYPSVGATETLMMAASMAEGVSVLSNVAREPEVADLAQFLVACGACIEGAGTGTLVITGRKQLHGAEFTIAPDRIEAGTFMVAAAITRSCISLSPVIPYHLSCMIDKLSTAGCRITLRGPGILEISAVPAATGGDLQGFYLKTSPYPGFPTDLQPQFMALLATCNGSSIVEESVFENRMHHVEELQKLGARIKLHGSTALVEGRKPRSLALSGCPIAAADLRGGAALVLAGMAAEGVTEVGGVAHIDRGYENFEPKLLSLGAEIRREVTPNSYL; translated from the exons ATGAGCATCCGAAGCGAAacgaggaaagagagaaacacGAGAAAAACCCTAATACTAATTCCTCCAAATccaatggcatcc tcctcgatCCCAATTCGGGAACCCCATTCCACACCTAAACCTAACCTCCACTCCGTCCCCGCCTCCATGGCCCTTGCTGCAGCCCCCTCGACCCActtccccctctccctctccagaAAGCCCCCGCTTTTGACCCCTTCCGCCGCCGCCTCCGTCGCGCCCGCCCACCTCGAGATCCCAGCCTTGGCATTCGACCACAAGCTCGTCGTCTCCGGCGGCCGCCAGCTCTCCGGCCACGTCCACATCAGCGGCTCCAAGAATGCCGCCCTGGCCGTCCTCGCCGGATCCCTCTGCTGCGCCGCGGGGCCCGCGGTGATCCGCGGCGTGCCGGACCTGTCCGACACCCGGACCATGGCCGCGGTGCTCCGTTCGGTGGGGGCACGGGTGGAGGAGGCGGGCGGTGGGGAGGTGGTGGTGGACGCAACCCGGGTTAGCTCCGTCGAGCCGTCGCCTGATGATGTGGGGAGAATCCGGGCTGGGTTCTTCGTGCTGGGCCCGCTGGTGGCAAGGTTCGGGGAGGCCGAGGTCGCGCTGCCGGGAGGGTGCAAGATTGGGGCGCGGCCCATTGATCTCTACGTCCGGGGGCTCTCGGCTCTTGGGGCTGTTGTTGAATTG AGGCATGGGAAAGTCCGAGTACGTGCAGCAAATGGCAAAGGTCTCATTGGAGGTCAGTTCCATCTTGATTATCCCAGTGTTGGAGCAACTGAAACCCTCATGATGGCAGCATCTATGGCAGAGGGGGTGTCCGTACTTTCAAATGTAGCTCGG GAGCCAGAAGTGGCTGATCTTGCCCAATTTCTAGTTGCCTGTGGGGCGTGTATTGAAGGGGCTGGCACAGGCACACTTGTTATTACTGGTAGAAAGCAGTTGCATGGTGCTGAATTCACCATTGCACCTGATCGCATTGAAGCTGGTACATTCATGGTTGCTGCAGCCATTACTCGATCATGCATTTCACTGTCACCTGTAATCCCATATCACTTAAGTTGCATGATAGACAAGCTTTCCACAGCTGGTTGCAGAATTACACTGAGAGGGCCTGGTATTCTAGAG ATTTCAGCAGTGCCTGCAGCGACTGGAGGAGATCTTCAAGGTTTTTATCTGAAAACATCACCATATCCTGGATTTCCTACTGATCTTCAGCCCCAGTTCATGGCCTTGCTTGCAACTTGTAATGGATCAAGCATTGTCGAAGAATCTGTCTTTGAAAACCGTATGCATCACG TGGAAGAGCTGCAGAAACTCGGTGCCAGAATTAAACTTCATGGAAGCACAGCACTAGTTGAAGGAAGAAAACCAAGGAG CCTTGCTCTCTCTGGTTGTCCCATTGCTGCAGCTGATTTGAGAGGTGGAGCTGCGCTGGTCCTAGCAGGAATGGCAGCAGAAGGGGTCACAGAGGTTGGCGGTGTTGCTCATATTGACAGAGGTTATGAGAATTTTGAGCCGAAACTTCTTTCACTTGGAGCCGAAATTAGAAGAGAGGTGACTCCGAACAGTTATTTGTGA